AGTCGGCGTTGAAGCCGCCGGCCGAATCCCAGGTGCTCCCGTAGCCCGAGGCCGTCCACACCTCGGCGGCGTAGTGGCGGATGTAGCGGCCGGGGTAGTTGAAGGACTCGAACGACACCCCCGAGCCGGACAGACCCGGCTGGGCGCAGAAGGTGGCGTCCTGATCGAAGAGCCCCGAGCCATCGCGGCGATCCCTCCGCACGCGGCTGCCCATGTGCCGCAGGTACTCACCCGGGAAGTTGCGCGACTCGAACGAGTAGCAGCTCGACTCGGCCAGGCCCGGCACGAGCTTGAAGGTCGCGTCCGCCTTGAGCACCGAGCTGCTGGCTCCGTCCACCACCTCGGTCCTGGCCAGGCTGTCGATGTGACGCAGGTAGCGGTTGGTGTAGCCCGACGTCGTCACCTGGAAGGACTGGAACGTGTTCGTGGGGACGTTCGCGCCGCTCTTCCACCACGGCGTCGCGATGGCCCAGGTCGCGTCCTGACGGAAGCCCGTGGTGTTCTCCAGGGCGTCCACCCAGACCTCGCCACCGCGGTGACGCACGTAGGAGCCGGGCTTGTTCTTGGACTCCAGCGACACGTTCCCCGAGCCATCCAGCGCGTTGCGCGCGCAGAAGGTGGCGTCCTGGGCGAAGAGCGCCGAGCCGTCACGCCCGTCCCGGCGGATGCGGCTGCCCGAGTGCCGCAGGTAGCTGCCCGGGTAGTTGCGCGACTCGAACGAGTAGCAGGCGGCATCGGCCAGGCCGGCGACGATCTTGAAGGTCGCGTCCTGCTTGAGCGTGGTGGAGCTGGTGTTGCTCACCACCTCGGTGGTGCCCAGGCTCTCGATGTGCCGCACGAAGCGGTTGGTGTAACCCGGCGTCGTCACCTGCAGGGCGCGGAACTGGCCCACGGGCAGCGGTCCCTTGTTGTTGAGCTGCTTCGAGGCGGCGATCAGATCCAGATGGGCCGCGCGAACCTGGTTGAAGTCCATCTTGAGCACGGCCCGATCGTAGGTGTACAGGCCGTTCACCTCGTTCTCCACGTCGGTGATCTCCGTGTAGACGGACGCGCTCAGACCGGGGTTGTCGAGCAGCGCCCGCTGGCCCGCCATGAGCTCCAGGTAGCGCGCGGTGAGCGACGCGCTCGAGGTGTACAGATCGCCGTACCCGAAGCCATTGCCGGGGCTCCACTCGTGGCCGGAGATGCGCATGCCCAGGCCGCCGAACTCACCCAGCACCGCCGCGCGCGTGGCGGACGGAACCGGGGAGCCCGGGCCCTGGTAGACGTGCCAGTCCGCCAGGTCTCCGTTTCCTCCGTCCACGGCACCACAGCAGTTGATGCCACTCATGTTGTCCACGAGCCGCGAGGGATCCCAGCTCTTCACCAGGTCCGCCAGCCGGGCCTGATCGTACTGACCCCAGCCCTCGTTCTGCACCACCCAGGTGATGAGGGACGGTGAGCTGCGGTGCTCGTCCACCATCTCGCGCAGCTCGCGCTCGAACTGGGCCTTGGCCGCCGTGGACGGCCCGGTCAGGGCCATGAGCGGCATGTCCTGCCAGACGAGGAGGCCGAGCTTGTCGGTCCAGTAGAACCAGCGCTGGGGCTCGACCTTGATGTGCTTGCGGATGAGGTTGAAGCCCAGGTCCTTGTGCTTCTGGATGTCGAACTTGAGCGCCGCGTCCGTGGGCGCGG
This genomic interval from Cystobacter ferrugineus contains the following:
- a CDS encoding AbfB domain-containing protein — protein: MTQPSRRTRLGGTALRLLPLLCGLFSSQGAQAAWAPKTPPLTTQWTSQATPSNALPEYPRPQMVRADWQNLNGEWQFGNATAGQTPPFGQNLSESILVPFPIESAISGIKRHQDRMWYRRTFTVPAAWSGRRVQLHFGAVDWEATVYVNRQLVGTHQGGFDGFSFDITANLNGGTNEIIVGVYDPTDAGGQPVGKQRNNPSGIFYTAASGIWQTVWLEPTPSARITRLDMTPDVAGSALRLTVRGAGIAGQTVEAVAFDGATQVGSATGSVDGELRIPVPNPKLWSPDSPFLYDLRVSLKSGSTVVDQVTSYFGMRSVGLKLVAGVLRPVLNGQFVFQLGTLDQGYWPDGIYTAPTDAALKFDIQKHKDLGFNLIRKHIKVEPQRWFYWTDKLGLLVWQDMPLMALTGPSTAAKAQFERELREMVDEHRSSPSLITWVVQNEGWGQYDQARLADLVKSWDPSRLVDNMSGINCCGAVDGGNGDLADWHVYQGPGSPVPSATRAAVLGEFGGLGMRISGHEWSPGNGFGYGDLYTSSASLTARYLELMAGQRALLDNPGLSASVYTEITDVENEVNGLYTYDRAVLKMDFNQVRAAHLDLIAASKQLNNKGPLPVGQFRALQVTTPGYTNRFVRHIESLGTTEVVSNTSSTTLKQDATFKIVAGLADAACYSFESRNYPGSYLRHSGSRIRRDGRDGSALFAQDATFCARNALDGSGNVSLESKNKPGSYVRHRGGEVWVDALENTTGFRQDATWAIATPWWKSGANVPTNTFQSFQVTTSGYTNRYLRHIDSLARTEVVDGASSSVLKADATFKLVPGLAESSCYSFESRNFPGEYLRHMGSRVRRDRRDGSGLFDQDATFCAQPGLSGSGVSFESFNYPGRYIRHYAAEVWTASGYGSTWDSAGGFNADSTWNIVAPWAP